The following proteins come from a genomic window of Trifolium pratense cultivar HEN17-A07 linkage group LG4, ARS_RC_1.1, whole genome shotgun sequence:
- the LOC123920042 gene encoding CBL-interacting serine/threonine-protein kinase 24 isoform X1 has protein sequence MKKVRRKIGKYDVGRTIGEGTFAKVKFAKHTETGESVAIKVMAKTTILNHRMVEQIKREISIMKIVRHPNIVRLHEVLASQSKIYIILEFVMGGELYDKIVQLGKLSENESRRYFQQLIDAVAHCHKKGVYHRDLKPENLLLDAYGNLKVSDFGLSAFTKQGDDLLHTTCGTPNYVAPEVLSNHGYDGAAADVWSCGVILYVLMAGYLPFEEADLPTLFRRISAAEFVCPFWFSAGAKTLIHKILDPNPKTRVKIEEMRKDLWFRKNYSPVKLREDEQVNLDDVQAVFDDIEDQYVSERSEITGGGPLVMNAFEMITLSQGLNLSPLFDRHQVGGHRRTSDFKLGLSLSNDYVKRQTRFVSRKPAKVIISSIEAVAESTGLKVHSRNYKMRIEKVSVNKVGQFAVVLEVFEVAPSLFMVDVRKAAGDTLEYHKFYKNLCAKLESIIWRPAETTPESVLLRQMTF, from the exons ATGAAGAAGGTGAGGAGAAAGATCGGAAAGTATGACGTTGGTCGAACTATTGGTGAAGGCACATTCGCAAAGGTCAAATTTGCAAAACATACTGAGACAGGGGAAAGTGTTGCTATTAAAGTCATGGCTAAAACTACCATTCTCAATCATAGAATGGTTGAACAG ATTAAAAGAGAGATATCCATTATGAAGATTGTCAGACACCCTAATATAGTCAGATTGCATGAG GTTTTGGCCAGCCAGAGCAAGATCTACATAATCCTTGAGTTTGTAATGGGAGGGGAATTATATGATAAAATT GTTCAGTTGGGAAAGCTCTCTGAAAATGAATCTAGGCGCTACTTTCAACAACTTATAGATGCTGTTGCTCATTGTCATAAAAAGGGTGTGTACCATAGAGACTTAAAG CCTGAAAACCTTCTTCTTGATGCTTATGGAAATTTAAAGGTTTCGGACTTTGGATTGAGTGCATTTACTAAGCAG GGTGATGACCTTCTTCACACCACATGTGGGACCCCAAACTATGTTGCTCCTGAG GTGCTCAGCAATCATGGTTATGATGGTGCAGCAGCTGATGTATGGTCATGTGGAGTCATTCTATATGTTCTAATGGCCGGATATCTTCCTTTTGAGGAGGCAGACCTTCCAACGTTGTTCAGAAGG ATCAGTGCTGCAGAATTTGTTTGCCCATTCTGGTTTTCTGCTGGCGCAAAGACATTGATACATAAGATTTTGGACCCTAATCCTAAAACG CGGGTGAAAATAGAAGAAATGAGGAAAGATCTATGGTTCCGGAAAAATTATTCCCCGGTCAAACTCAGGGAAGATGAGCAAGTGAATTTGGATGATGTTCAGGCTGTTTTTGATGATATTGAG GACCAGTATGTTTCTGAACGGTCAGAAATTACCGGGGGAGGTCCTTTGGTAATGAATGCATTTGAGATGATAACCTTATCACAAGGGTTGAATCTTTCACCTCTATTTGACAGGCATCAG GTGGGTGGGCATCGGAGGACTTCTGATTTCAAGTTAGGTTTGAGTCTTAGTAAT GATTATGTAAAACGGCAGACTCGTTTTGTTTCACGTAAACCAGCAAAAGTTATAATTTCATCTATTGAAGCTGTTGCAGAGTCAACGGGACTTAAGGTCCATTCTCGGAATTACAAG ATGAGGATCGAAAAAGTTTCTGTAAATAAGGTTGGACAATTTGCGGTGGTCTTGGAG GTGTTTGAAGTCGCACCATCCCTTTTCATGGTAGATGTTCGAAAGGCAGCTGGGGATACTCTTGAGTATCACAAg TTTTATAAGAACCTTTGTGCAAAACTAGAAAGCATTATTTGGAGACCGGCAGAGACTACCCCAGAATCTGTTTTGCTTCGACAAATGACATTCTGA
- the LOC123920042 gene encoding CBL-interacting protein kinase 24 isoform X2: MKKVRRKIGKYDVGRTIGEGTFAKVKFAKHTETGESVAIKVMAKTTILNHRMVEQIKREISIMKIVRHPNIVRLHEVLASQSKIYIILEFVMGGELYDKIVQLGKLSENESRRYFQQLIDAVAHCHKKGVYHRDLKPENLLLDAYGNLKVSDFGLSAFTKQGDDLLHTTCGTPNYVAPEVLSNHGYDGAAADVWSCGVILYVLMAGYLPFEEADLPTLFRRISAAEFVCPFWFSAGAKTLIHKILDPNPKTRVKIEEMRKDLWFRKNYSPVKLREDEQVNLDDVQAVFDDIEDQYVSERSEITGGGPLVMNAFEMITLSQGLNLSPLFDRHQDYVKRQTRFVSRKPAKVIISSIEAVAESTGLKVHSRNYKMRIEKVSVNKVGQFAVVLEVFEVAPSLFMVDVRKAAGDTLEYHKFYKNLCAKLESIIWRPAETTPESVLLRQMTF, encoded by the exons ATGAAGAAGGTGAGGAGAAAGATCGGAAAGTATGACGTTGGTCGAACTATTGGTGAAGGCACATTCGCAAAGGTCAAATTTGCAAAACATACTGAGACAGGGGAAAGTGTTGCTATTAAAGTCATGGCTAAAACTACCATTCTCAATCATAGAATGGTTGAACAG ATTAAAAGAGAGATATCCATTATGAAGATTGTCAGACACCCTAATATAGTCAGATTGCATGAG GTTTTGGCCAGCCAGAGCAAGATCTACATAATCCTTGAGTTTGTAATGGGAGGGGAATTATATGATAAAATT GTTCAGTTGGGAAAGCTCTCTGAAAATGAATCTAGGCGCTACTTTCAACAACTTATAGATGCTGTTGCTCATTGTCATAAAAAGGGTGTGTACCATAGAGACTTAAAG CCTGAAAACCTTCTTCTTGATGCTTATGGAAATTTAAAGGTTTCGGACTTTGGATTGAGTGCATTTACTAAGCAG GGTGATGACCTTCTTCACACCACATGTGGGACCCCAAACTATGTTGCTCCTGAG GTGCTCAGCAATCATGGTTATGATGGTGCAGCAGCTGATGTATGGTCATGTGGAGTCATTCTATATGTTCTAATGGCCGGATATCTTCCTTTTGAGGAGGCAGACCTTCCAACGTTGTTCAGAAGG ATCAGTGCTGCAGAATTTGTTTGCCCATTCTGGTTTTCTGCTGGCGCAAAGACATTGATACATAAGATTTTGGACCCTAATCCTAAAACG CGGGTGAAAATAGAAGAAATGAGGAAAGATCTATGGTTCCGGAAAAATTATTCCCCGGTCAAACTCAGGGAAGATGAGCAAGTGAATTTGGATGATGTTCAGGCTGTTTTTGATGATATTGAG GACCAGTATGTTTCTGAACGGTCAGAAATTACCGGGGGAGGTCCTTTGGTAATGAATGCATTTGAGATGATAACCTTATCACAAGGGTTGAATCTTTCACCTCTATTTGACAGGCATCAG GATTATGTAAAACGGCAGACTCGTTTTGTTTCACGTAAACCAGCAAAAGTTATAATTTCATCTATTGAAGCTGTTGCAGAGTCAACGGGACTTAAGGTCCATTCTCGGAATTACAAG ATGAGGATCGAAAAAGTTTCTGTAAATAAGGTTGGACAATTTGCGGTGGTCTTGGAG GTGTTTGAAGTCGCACCATCCCTTTTCATGGTAGATGTTCGAAAGGCAGCTGGGGATACTCTTGAGTATCACAAg TTTTATAAGAACCTTTGTGCAAAACTAGAAAGCATTATTTGGAGACCGGCAGAGACTACCCCAGAATCTGTTTTGCTTCGACAAATGACATTCTGA
- the LOC123920042 gene encoding CBL-interacting serine/threonine-protein kinase 24 isoform X3, whose product MKKVRRKIGKYDVGRTIGEGTFAKVKFAKHTETGESVAIKVMAKTTILNHRMVEQIKREISIMKIVRHPNIVRLHEVLASQSKIYIILEFVMGGELYDKIVQLGKLSENESRRYFQQLIDAVAHCHKKGVYHRDLKPENLLLDAYGNLKVSDFGLSAFTKQGDDLLHTTCGTPNYVAPEVLSNHGYDGAAADVWSCGVILYVLMAGYLPFEEADLPTLFRRISAAEFVCPFWFSAGAKTLIHKILDPNPKTRVKIEEMRKDLWFRKNYSPVKLREDEQVNLDDVQAVFDDIEGSSAHGQSH is encoded by the exons ATGAAGAAGGTGAGGAGAAAGATCGGAAAGTATGACGTTGGTCGAACTATTGGTGAAGGCACATTCGCAAAGGTCAAATTTGCAAAACATACTGAGACAGGGGAAAGTGTTGCTATTAAAGTCATGGCTAAAACTACCATTCTCAATCATAGAATGGTTGAACAG ATTAAAAGAGAGATATCCATTATGAAGATTGTCAGACACCCTAATATAGTCAGATTGCATGAG GTTTTGGCCAGCCAGAGCAAGATCTACATAATCCTTGAGTTTGTAATGGGAGGGGAATTATATGATAAAATT GTTCAGTTGGGAAAGCTCTCTGAAAATGAATCTAGGCGCTACTTTCAACAACTTATAGATGCTGTTGCTCATTGTCATAAAAAGGGTGTGTACCATAGAGACTTAAAG CCTGAAAACCTTCTTCTTGATGCTTATGGAAATTTAAAGGTTTCGGACTTTGGATTGAGTGCATTTACTAAGCAG GGTGATGACCTTCTTCACACCACATGTGGGACCCCAAACTATGTTGCTCCTGAG GTGCTCAGCAATCATGGTTATGATGGTGCAGCAGCTGATGTATGGTCATGTGGAGTCATTCTATATGTTCTAATGGCCGGATATCTTCCTTTTGAGGAGGCAGACCTTCCAACGTTGTTCAGAAGG ATCAGTGCTGCAGAATTTGTTTGCCCATTCTGGTTTTCTGCTGGCGCAAAGACATTGATACATAAGATTTTGGACCCTAATCCTAAAACG CGGGTGAAAATAGAAGAAATGAGGAAAGATCTATGGTTCCGGAAAAATTATTCCCCGGTCAAACTCAGGGAAGATGAGCAAGTGAATTTGGATGATGTTCAGGCTGTTTTTGATGATATTGAG GGGAGCAGCGCTCATGGTCAGTCACATTGA
- the LOC123921046 gene encoding uncharacterized protein LOC123921046 produces the protein MLLRSSSTPVMNPWIPHSNSKDSSPEPEIFHRIPKSRSITLSASSSSSSSLSPVAGSVNKLTRALSETDLSSPLNKKPFHREDEEENRTGSFGARSRTASFSSALCSLSELEEEQSGVNTREAASTRVLVEEGGNGGFDKNDGGISRFGDSNHGNDSTDLYYRTMIEANPENPLFLGNYAKYLKEVRKDYVKAEEYCGRAILANPNDGNVLSLYADLIWECHKDASRAETYFDQAVKAAPDDCYVLASYAHFLWDADEEDEVEEESEKSFGFFNGVVTPHTMPLAAAS, from the exons ATGCTTCTAAGAAGTTCTTCCACGCCGGTTATGAATCCATGGATTCCTCATTCAAACTCAAAGGATTCATCTCCGGAACCGGAAATCTTTCACCGAATTCCGAAATCCAGATCTATTACACTCTCAGCTTCATCTTCTTCGTCGAGTTCACTTTCGCCGGTTGCAGGTTCAGTCAACAAACTGACTCGAGCACTATCAGAAACCGATCTATCTTCACCGCTCAACAAGAAACCATTCCACCGCGAAGACGAAGAAGAGAACAGAACCGGAAGCTTCGGTGCTCGTTCAAGAACGGCGTCGTTTAGTTCCGCGTTATGTTCTCTCTCCGAATTGGAAGAAGAACAGAGTGGAGTCAACACCAGAGAAGCTGCTTCGACGCGTGTTTTGGTTGAAGAAGGCGGTAACGGTGGATTTGACAAAAACGACGGTGGAATTTCCAGATTCGGTGATTCAAATCACGGAAACGATAGTACGGATTTATATTACCGTACAATGATCGAAGCTAATCCTGAGAATCCACTTTTTCTTGGCAACTACGCAAAGTACTTGAAAGAG GTTCGTAAGGACTATGTGAAAGCTGAAGAGTATTGTGGAAGAGCGATTTTGGCGAATCCAAATGATGGTAACGTTCTATCACTTTACGCAGATTTGATATGGGAGTGTCATAAGGATGCATCTCGTGCTGAGACTTATTTTGATCAAGCAGTTAAAGCAGCTCCTGATGACTG TTATGTTTTAGCATCATATGCACATTTTCTTTGGGATgctgatgaagaagatgaagttgaaGAAGAATCTGAAAAATCTTTTGGTTTCTTTAATGGAGTTGTTACACCACATACTATGCCGTTAGCTGCTGCTTCTTGA
- the LOC123924017 gene encoding equilibrative nucleotide transporter 8 gives MEAVKLVSSDPTETRDAYRVAYIIHFLLGAGNLLPWNAFITAVDYFAYLYPTKHIEKVFSVAYMVSSVLVLLVMISWGGWSKTTLRLRMNLGFSMFVMSLMVAPVIDWASSSAELKERPSGAYGMTVAAVIICGLADGIVGGSLIGSAGKLPKQYMQAVFAGTASSGIIISMLRIITKASLPQTPKGLKISAHLYFMVAIAFLLCCIIFSNLQHKLPVMQQYQQSLLQDHALCSKTKFLAVAGKIKGPAFGIFIIYIVTLSIFPGFIAEDLHSEVLKDWYPIILITVYNLADLMGKSLTAFYVPQCIKRAICAATARLLFYPLFIVCLHGPNWLKTEVPMIVLTFLLGFTNGYLTSVLMILAPKSVPYSESELSAIVMTAFLGFGLVGGSVLGWFWIL, from the exons ATGGAAGCTGTTAAGCTAGTATCAAGCGATCCGACCGAAACAAGAGATGCTTACCGAGTTGCGTACATAATCCATTTCTTGCTCGGCGCAGGAAACTTACTTCCTTGGAATGCATTTATCACAGCAGTTGATTACTTTGCCTACTTATATCCAACTAAACACATTGAAAAGGTTTTCTCTGTGGCTTATATGGTTTCATCTGTACTTGTACTTCTTGTGATGATAAGTTGGGGAGGTTGGAGTAAAACAACACTGAGGTTAAGAATGAACTTAGGATTTTCTATGTTTGTTATGTCTCTTATGGTAGCTCCTGTCATTGATTGGGCCTCGAGTAGCGCGGAGCTGAAAGAGAGGCCGAGTGGTGCTTATGGTATGACAGTTGCAGCTGTTATAATATGTGGTTTAGCAGATGGAATTGTTGGTGGAAGTTTGATAGGATCAGCAGGAAAGCTTCCAAAACAGTATATGCAAGCTGTTTTTGCTGGAACTGCTTCTTCAG GTATTATAATTTCAATGTTGAGGATAATAACAAAGGCATCACTACCTCAAACCCCAAAGGGTCTAAAAATAAGTGCTCACTTGTACTTCATGGTAGCCATAGCTTTCCTCTTATGTTGCATTATCTTTAGCAACTTGCAGCACAAGTTACCTGTCATGCAGCAGTATCAGCAGAGTCTACTTCAGGACCATGCCTTATGCTCAAAGACAAAATTTCTTGCAGTGGCAGGGAAAATTAAGGGACCGGCTTTCGGAATTTTCATAATCTATATAGTAACTTTGTCTATTTTTCCAGGATTTATAGCAGAAGATCTTCATTCCGAAGTTCTTAAGGATTGGTATCCTATTATATTGATCACAGTTTATAATTTAGCTGATCTTATGGGAAAATCATTAACAGCTTTCTATGTTCCACAATGTATCAAAAGGGCTATTTGTGCTGCCACAGCAAGACTATTATTCTATCCACTTTTTATAGTTTGTCTTCATGGACCCAATTGGTTGAAAACAGAAGTGCCAATGATTGTTCTAACATTTCTACTAGGATTTACCAATGGATACCTTACAAGTGTTCTTATGATTCTAGCTCCTAAGTCGGTGCCTTACTCGGAATCGGAGTTATCTGCTATAGTGATGACCGCGTTCCTTGGATTCGGCCTTGTTGGTGGTTCAGTTCTTGGTTGGTTTTGGATATTGTGA